From the genome of Drosophila melanogaster chromosome 2L, one region includes:
- the Gr28b gene encoding gustatory receptor 28b, isoform D: MSFYFCEIFKPRDAFGAEQTLLLYTYLLGLTPFRLRGQAGERQFHLSKIGYLNAFLQLSFFSYCFLAALIEQQSIVGYFFKSEISQMGDSLQKFIGMTGMSILFLCSSIRVRLLIHIWDRISYIDDRFLNLGVCFNYPAIMRLRLLQIFLINGVQLGYLISSNWMLLGNDVRPIYTAIVAFYVPQIFLLSIVMLFNATLHRLWQHFTVLNQVLKNLAHQWDTRSLKAVNQKQRSLQCLDSFSMYTIVTKDPAEIIQESMEIHHLICEAAATANKYFTYQLLTIISIAFLIIVFDAYYVLETLLGKSKRESKFKTVEFVTFFSCQMILYLIAIISIVEGSNRAIKKSEKTGGIVHSLLNKTKSAEVKEKLQQFSMQLMHLKINFTAAGLFNIDRTLYFTISGALTTYLIILLQFTSNSPNNGYGNGSSCCETFNNMTNHTL; the protein is encoded by the exons ATGTCATTTTACTTTTGCGAAATATTCAAACCTCGAGATGCTTTCGGAGCCGAGCAAACCTTACTTTTGTACACCTATCTACTCGGTTTGACCCCTTTTCGTTTAAGGGGTCAGGCTGGTGAGAGGCAGTTTCATCTAAGTAAAATCGGCTATCTGAATGCTTTTCTTCAGTTGAGTTTCTTCAGCTATTGCTTTTTGGCCGCTCTCATCGAACAGCAGAGTATTGTTGGCTATTTTTTCAAATCGGAAATTTCTCAAATGGGAGACTCACTGCAAAAATTCATCGGCATGACTGGAATGTCGATACTGTTCCTCTGCAGCAGCATTCGTGTTAGATTGCTGATCCATATATGGGATCGTATTTCCTATATAGATGATCGTTTTCTCAACTTGGGCGTATGCTTCAATTATCCCGCCATTATGCGATTGAGACTTTTACAGATCTTCCTCATTAATGGCGTGCAATTGGGCTATTTGATAAGTTCCAACTGGATGTTGTTGGGTAATGATGTGCGACCCATTTACACAGCAATTGTGGCGTTCTACGTGCCCCAAATATTTCTACTAAGTATTGTTATGCTGTTTAACGCTACATTACATCGTCTCTGGCAACATTTCACTGTACTGAATCAG GTGTTGAAGAACCTAGCCCATCAATGGGACACCCGAAGCCTCAAGGCAGTGAATCAAAAACAGCGCTCTCTACAATGTCTCGATTCATTTTCCATGTACACCATTGTAACCAAGGATCCTGCGGAGATTATACAGGAGTCCATGGAGATACATCATCTCATTTGCGAGGCAGCTGCCACGgctaacaaatattttaccTACCAATTGCTGACCATTATATCCATAGCATTTCTGATCATCGTTTTCGATGCATACTATGTTCTGGAGACGCTACTGGGAAAATCGAAGCGCGAAAGCAAATTCAAAACTGTGGAATTTGTGACATTTTTCTCGTGTCAAATGATTTTGTATCTGATCGCCATAATTTCCATTGTCGAGGGAAGTAATCGAGCCATCAAAAAGAGCGAGAAAACTGGAGGCATAGTGCACTCCCTACTCAATAAAACCAAAAGTGCTGAGGTCAAGGAGAAACTGCAGCAATTCTCCATGCAGTTGATGCAtctgaaaattaattttactgCAGCTGGTCTGTTCAACATCGACCGCACATTGTATTTCACG ATCAGCGGGGCCTTGACCACTTATCTCATCATCTTGCTGCAGTTCACATCCAATTCCCCGAACAATGGTTATGGGAATGGCAGCTCTTGCTGTGAGACCTTCAATAATATGACGAATCATACGCTTTAG
- the Gr28b gene encoding gustatory receptor 28b, isoform C has protein sequence MDIEMAKEPVNPTDTPDIEVTPGLCQPLRRRFRRFVTAKQLYECLRPVFHVTYIHGLTSFYISCDTKTGKKAIKKTIFGYINGIMHIAMFVFAYSLTIYNNCESVASYFFRSRITYFGDLMQIVSGFIGVTVIYLTAFVPNHRLERCLQKFHTMDVQLQTVGVKIMYSKVLRFSYMVLISMFLVNVLFTGGTFSVLYSSEVAPTMALHFTFLIQHTVIAIAIALFSCFTYLVEMRLVMVNKVLKNLAHQWDTRSLKAVNQKQRSLQCLDSFSMYTIVTKDPAEIIQESMEIHHLICEAAATANKYFTYQLLTIISIAFLIIVFDAYYVLETLLGKSKRESKFKTVEFVTFFSCQMILYLIAIISIVEGSNRAIKKSEKTGGIVHSLLNKTKSAEVKEKLQQFSMQLMHLKINFTAAGLFNIDRTLYFTISGALTTYLIILLQFTSNSPNNGYGNGSSCCETFNNMTNHTL, from the exons ATGGACATTGAAATGGCCAAGGAGCCGGTGAATCCAACGGATACTCCGGATATAGAAGTGACTCCCGGTCTATGCCAGCCCTTGCGTCGTAGATTTCGGCGATTTGTTACCGCCAAACAGCTATACGAGTGCCTGCGCCCGGTGTTCCATGTGACCTACATCCACGGACTCACCTCCTTCTACATTAGTTGCGATACTAAAACCGGAAAGAAAGCCATCAAGAAAACCATTTTCGGCTACATCAATGGAATCATGCACATCGCCATGTTTGTCTTTGCCTATAGCCTTACGATTTATAACAATTGCGAGTCGGTGGCTAGTTACTTCTTTCGATCTCGCATTACCTATTTCGGGGATTTGATGCAGATAGTGAGTGGATTCATTGGAGTTACTGTCATCTACCTGACTGCCTTTGTCCCAAACCATCGATTGGAGCGTTGCCTTCAGAAGTTTCACACCATGGACGTGCAACTCCAGACGGTGGGAGTGAAGATCATGTACAGCAAGGTGCTGCGATTTAGCTACATGGTCCTGATCTCCATGTTCCTTGTAAACGTACTCTTTACCGGCGGCACCTTTTCGGTTCTCTATTCCTCGGAAGTGGCGCCCACCATGGCCCTGCACTTCACCTTCCTCATCCAGCACACGGTcatcgccattgccattgcgCTCTTCAGTTGCTTCACATATCTGGTGGAGATGCGACTGGTGATGGTCAATAAG GTGTTGAAGAACCTAGCCCATCAATGGGACACCCGAAGCCTCAAGGCAGTGAATCAAAAACAGCGCTCTCTACAATGTCTCGATTCATTTTCCATGTACACCATTGTAACCAAGGATCCTGCGGAGATTATACAGGAGTCCATGGAGATACATCATCTCATTTGCGAGGCAGCTGCCACGgctaacaaatattttaccTACCAATTGCTGACCATTATATCCATAGCATTTCTGATCATCGTTTTCGATGCATACTATGTTCTGGAGACGCTACTGGGAAAATCGAAGCGCGAAAGCAAATTCAAAACTGTGGAATTTGTGACATTTTTCTCGTGTCAAATGATTTTGTATCTGATCGCCATAATTTCCATTGTCGAGGGAAGTAATCGAGCCATCAAAAAGAGCGAGAAAACTGGAGGCATAGTGCACTCCCTACTCAATAAAACCAAAAGTGCTGAGGTCAAGGAGAAACTGCAGCAATTCTCCATGCAGTTGATGCAtctgaaaattaattttactgCAGCTGGTCTGTTCAACATCGACCGCACATTGTATTTCACG ATCAGCGGGGCCTTGACCACTTATCTCATCATCTTGCTGCAGTTCACATCCAATTCCCCGAACAATGGTTATGGGAATGGCAGCTCTTGCTGTGAGACCTTCAATAATATGACGAATCATACGCTTTAG
- the Gr28b gene encoding gustatory receptor 28b, isoform E — protein sequence MWLLRRSVGKSGNRPHDVYTCYRLTIFMALCLGIVPYYVSISSEGRGKLTSSYIGYINIIIRMAIYMVNSFYGAVNRDTLMSNFFLTDISNVIDALQKINGMLGIFAILLISLLNRKELLKLLATFDRLETEAFPRVGVAMHQVAANKKMNRLVIILVGSMVAYITCSFLMISLRDTTTFSISAVISFFSPHFIVCAVSFLAGNVMIKLRIYLSALNEVLKNLAHQWDTRSLKAVNQKQRSLQCLDSFSMYTIVTKDPAEIIQESMEIHHLICEAAATANKYFTYQLLTIISIAFLIIVFDAYYVLETLLGKSKRESKFKTVEFVTFFSCQMILYLIAIISIVEGSNRAIKKSEKTGGIVHSLLNKTKSAEVKEKLQQFSMQLMHLKINFTAAGLFNIDRTLYFTISGALTTYLIILLQFTSNSPNNGYGNGSSCCETFNNMTNHTL from the exons ATGTGGCTCCTTAGGCGATCGGTTGGAAAATCGGGCAACCGACCACACGACGTATACACCTGCTATCGATTGACTATATTCATGGCACTTTGTCTCGGAATTGTGCCTTACTACGTATCCATATCTTCGGAAGGCAGAGGAAAACTAACATCCTCGTACATCGGCTACATCAACATCATCATACGAATGGCCATATATATGGTCAACTCATTCTACGGCGCCGTCAATCGGGATACGTTGATGTCCAACTTTTTCCTTACAGACATATCCAATGTGATAGATGCTTTGCAAAAGATCAATGGAATGCTGGGAATATTTGCCATATTACTTATATCGCTATTGAACCGAAAAGAATTGCTAAAACTGCTGGCCACATTCGATAGACTTGAGACGGAGGCGTTTCCacgggtgggcgtggcaatgcACCAGGTTGCAGCTAATAAGAAAATGAATCGATTGGTTATAATCCTTGTTGGCAGTATGGTGGCATATATAACCTGTAGTTTTCTGATGATCAGTTTGAGAGACACGACCACATTTTCTATCTCAGCAGTGATTAGTTTTTTTTCACCACATTTTATCGTGTGCGCGGTTTCTTTTCTGGCTGGAAATGTAATGATTAAGTTACGCATATATCTGAGTGCACTTAACGAG GTGTTGAAGAACCTAGCCCATCAATGGGACACCCGAAGCCTCAAGGCAGTGAATCAAAAACAGCGCTCTCTACAATGTCTCGATTCATTTTCCATGTACACCATTGTAACCAAGGATCCTGCGGAGATTATACAGGAGTCCATGGAGATACATCATCTCATTTGCGAGGCAGCTGCCACGgctaacaaatattttaccTACCAATTGCTGACCATTATATCCATAGCATTTCTGATCATCGTTTTCGATGCATACTATGTTCTGGAGACGCTACTGGGAAAATCGAAGCGCGAAAGCAAATTCAAAACTGTGGAATTTGTGACATTTTTCTCGTGTCAAATGATTTTGTATCTGATCGCCATAATTTCCATTGTCGAGGGAAGTAATCGAGCCATCAAAAAGAGCGAGAAAACTGGAGGCATAGTGCACTCCCTACTCAATAAAACCAAAAGTGCTGAGGTCAAGGAGAAACTGCAGCAATTCTCCATGCAGTTGATGCAtctgaaaattaattttactgCAGCTGGTCTGTTCAACATCGACCGCACATTGTATTTCACG ATCAGCGGGGCCTTGACCACTTATCTCATCATCTTGCTGCAGTTCACATCCAATTCCCCGAACAATGGTTATGGGAATGGCAGCTCTTGCTGTGAGACCTTCAATAATATGACGAATCATACGCTTTAG
- the Gr28a gene encoding gustatory receptor 28a yields MAFKLWERFSQADNVFQALRPLTFISLLGLAPFRLNLNPRKEVQTSKFSFFAGIVHFLFFVLCFGISVKEGDSIIGYFFQTNITRFSDGTLRLTGILAMSTIFGFAMFKRQRLVSIIQNNIVVDEIFVRLGMKLDYRRILLSSFLISLGMLLFNVIYLCVSYSLLVSATISPSFVTFTTFALPHINISLMVFKFLCTTDLARSRFSMLNEILQDILDAHIEQLSALELSPMHSVVNHRRYSHRLRNLISTPMKRYSVTSVIRLNPEYAIKQVSNIHNLLCDICQTIEEYFTYPLLGIIAISFLFILFDDFYILEAILNPKRLDVFEADEFFAFFLMQLIWYIVIIVLIVEGSSRTILHSSYTAAIVHKILNITDDPELRDRLFRLSLQLSHRKVLFTAAGLFRLDRTLIFTITGAATCYLIILIQFRFTHHMDDTSSNSTNNLHSIHLGD; encoded by the exons ATGGCCTTTAAGTTGTGGGAGCGCTTTTCACAGGCGGACAATGTGTTCCAGGCACTTCGACCGCTAACATTCATATCGCTATTGGGCCTGGCTCCATTTCGTTTGAATTTGAATCCTCGCAAGGAGGTGCAAACATCGAAGTTCTCCTTCTTTGCCGGCATAGTGCACTTCCTGTTCTTCGTCCTGTGTTTTGGTATCTCCGTAAAGGAGGGAGATTCCATAATAGGGTACTTCTTTCAGACCAATATCACCAGATTCAGCGATGGAACCCTACGCCTGACTGGCATCCTGGCCATGTCCActatttttggctttgccaTGTTCAAGAGACAACGTTTGGTCAGCATAATACAGAACAACATAGTGGTGGACGAGATATTTGTGAGGCTGGGCATGAAGTTGGACTACCGCAGGATACTGTTGTCCAGCTTTCTCATATCCTTGGGCATGCTGCTGTTCAACGTCATTTACTTGTGTGTGAGCTACAGCCTGCTGGTCAGTGCCACCATATCGCCCTCATTTGTGACTTTCACAACCTTCGCCCTGCCGCACATCAATATCAGCCTGATGGTCTTCAAGTTTCTTTGCACCACGGACTTGGCCAGGAGCCGGTTTAGTATGTTAAACGAA ATCCTGCAGGATATTTTGGATGCCCATATAGAGCAATTAAGCGCCTTGGAACTCTCACCCATGCACTCGGTTGTCAATCACAGACGCTACTCACATCGCCTACGAAATTTGATTAGTACGCCAATGAAGCGGTACAGTGTTACCTCCGTCATACGCCTCAATCCCGAATACGCAATCAAACAGGTGTCCAACATACACAATCTGCTCTGCGACATTTGCCAGACCATCGAGGAATACTTCACATATCCGCTGCTCGGAATCATAGCCATATCCTTTCTGTTCATTCTCTTTGATGACTTTTACATTTTGGAAGCCATTCTGAATCCCAAACGACTGGATGTCTTTGAGGCCGATGAGTTCTTTGCCTTCTTCCTGATGCAGCTCATCTGGTATATAGTGATCATAGTGCTGATCGTGGAGGGCAGCAGTCGGACTATTTTGCATAGCAGCTATACGGCAGCTATAGTTCACAAGATTCTCAATATCACCGATGATCCAGAACTCAGAGATCGACTTTTCCGTCTGTCCTTGCAGCTGTCGCATCGGAAGGTCCTTTTCACAGCCGCAGGACTTTTTCGTCTGGATCGCACACTGATTTTTACG ATTACTGGTGCTGCCACGTGCTA
- the Gr28b gene encoding gustatory receptor 28b, isoform B, which produces MSALRRVRKYFISSQVYEALRPLFFLTFLYGLTPFHVVRRKMGESYLKMSCFGVFNIFIYICLCGFCYISSLRQGESIVGYFFRTEISTIGDRLQIFNGLIAGAVIYTSAILKRCKLLGTLTILHSLDTNFSNIGVRVKYSRIFRYSLLVLIFKLLILGVYFVGVFRLLVSLDVTPSFCVCMTFFLQHSVVSIAICLFCVIAFSFERRLSIINQVLKNLAHQWDTRSLKAVNQKQRSLQCLDSFSMYTIVTKDPAEIIQESMEIHHLICEAAATANKYFTYQLLTIISIAFLIIVFDAYYVLETLLGKSKRESKFKTVEFVTFFSCQMILYLIAIISIVEGSNRAIKKSEKTGGIVHSLLNKTKSAEVKEKLQQFSMQLMHLKINFTAAGLFNIDRTLYFTISGALTTYLIILLQFTSNSPNNGYGNGSSCCETFNNMTNHTL; this is translated from the exons ATGTCCGCCCTGCGTCGGGTGCGCAAATACTTTATATCCTCTCAGGTCTACGAGGCACTGCGTCCACTATTCTTCCTAACGTTTCTATACGGACTAACGCCATTTCATGTGGTCAGACGAAAGATGGGGGAATCCTACTTGAAGATGTCCTGTTTCGGTGTCTTCAACATCTTCATTTACATCTGCCTCTGCGGATTCTGCTACATTTCATCCCTGAGGCAGGGAGAATCCATTGTGGGATATTTCTTTCGCACCGAAATCTCCACAATCGGCGATCGTTTGCAGATCTTTAATGGTTTGATAGCTGGTGCTGTGATTTATACGTCGGCAATCCTAAAACGCTGCAAGCTTTTGGGCACACTGACCATTCTACACAGCTTGGATACGAACTTCTCGAACATTGGAGTACGTGTGAAATATTCGAGAATATTCCGGTACTCGCTACTGGTGCTGATCTTCAAGCTACTGATCCTGGGTGTTTATTTCGTTGGAGTTTTCCGGCTGCTCGTCTCCCTGGATGTCACACCATCGTTCTGCGTTTGTATGACATTCTTTCTGCAACATTCGGTTGTCTCCATAGCGATTTGTTTGTTCTGCGTGATTGCCTTCAGTTTCGAGCGGCGCCTCAGTATCATCAATCAG GTGTTGAAGAACCTAGCCCATCAATGGGACACCCGAAGCCTCAAGGCAGTGAATCAAAAACAGCGCTCTCTACAATGTCTCGATTCATTTTCCATGTACACCATTGTAACCAAGGATCCTGCGGAGATTATACAGGAGTCCATGGAGATACATCATCTCATTTGCGAGGCAGCTGCCACGgctaacaaatattttaccTACCAATTGCTGACCATTATATCCATAGCATTTCTGATCATCGTTTTCGATGCATACTATGTTCTGGAGACGCTACTGGGAAAATCGAAGCGCGAAAGCAAATTCAAAACTGTGGAATTTGTGACATTTTTCTCGTGTCAAATGATTTTGTATCTGATCGCCATAATTTCCATTGTCGAGGGAAGTAATCGAGCCATCAAAAAGAGCGAGAAAACTGGAGGCATAGTGCACTCCCTACTCAATAAAACCAAAAGTGCTGAGGTCAAGGAGAAACTGCAGCAATTCTCCATGCAGTTGATGCAtctgaaaattaattttactgCAGCTGGTCTGTTCAACATCGACCGCACATTGTATTTCACG ATCAGCGGGGCCTTGACCACTTATCTCATCATCTTGCTGCAGTTCACATCCAATTCCCCGAACAATGGTTATGGGAATGGCAGCTCTTGCTGTGAGACCTTCAATAATATGACGAATCATACGCTTTAG